From Corynebacterium frankenforstense DSM 45800, the proteins below share one genomic window:
- a CDS encoding nickel-dependent hydrogenase large subunit: MAERIVVDPITRIEGHLRIELETENDKITDAWSETTQYRGIEDICRGRDPRDVWAFVGRICGVCTAVHSIASVHAVEDAIGSRPPEQAQLIRDMVLSSQELHDHVVHFYHLHALDWVNVVAAAEADPKKTVEFAQSIGSKWKLNSEEKFTQVKNTLQEILDSGQLSVFTNGYWEHPDYRLPPEANLMAVSHYLDALQFQRSIIRINTVFGGKNPHPNFLVGGMACSIDTEKSETVNQVQIDKIRQWIEEIHEFVNDCYLPDALAIMGVYKDYFDIGAAAPNFLAVGMAGTAYVGHDLQQPVSLGDDGVRPGVILDGDYSKVHPLDPDLIKEYISSAWFSYEEGNDVGLHPSVGETTADYTGPEPPYEWLAHADDGRYTFSKAPRYDGRPTQVGPISRVLSAYIQGHKRTKELVDSALKKYDIKVSQLNSTAGRTLARAVESVTAAEKLRDEIFPKFIDNLRGGDFDVFDKTHWEPSSWPEEADGFAIVEVARGCLSHWVTVKDKKVANYQAVVPTTWLAGGRDPEGNRGPYEESLAGGHPLVDPKQPLEVLRTIHSFDPCMACGVHLLDPEGNEIFQVMTE, translated from the coding sequence ATGGCAGAACGCATCGTCGTCGACCCGATCACCCGCATCGAGGGCCACCTGCGCATCGAGCTGGAGACGGAGAACGACAAGATCACCGACGCGTGGTCCGAGACCACGCAGTACCGCGGCATCGAGGACATCTGCCGCGGGCGCGACCCGCGCGACGTCTGGGCCTTCGTCGGCCGCATCTGCGGCGTGTGCACGGCCGTGCACTCGATCGCCTCGGTGCACGCCGTCGAGGACGCGATCGGCTCGCGGCCCCCGGAGCAGGCGCAGCTCATCCGCGACATGGTGCTCAGCTCCCAGGAGCTGCACGATCACGTCGTGCACTTCTACCACCTGCACGCCCTGGACTGGGTCAACGTGGTCGCCGCCGCCGAGGCGGACCCGAAGAAGACCGTCGAGTTCGCCCAGTCGATCGGCTCGAAGTGGAAGCTGAACTCCGAGGAGAAGTTCACCCAGGTCAAGAACACCCTCCAGGAGATCCTGGACTCCGGCCAGCTGTCGGTGTTCACCAACGGCTACTGGGAGCACCCGGACTACCGGCTGCCCCCGGAGGCGAACCTGATGGCCGTGTCCCACTACCTGGACGCGCTGCAGTTCCAGCGTTCGATCATCCGCATCAACACCGTCTTCGGCGGCAAGAACCCGCACCCGAACTTCCTGGTCGGCGGCATGGCCTGCTCGATCGACACGGAGAAGTCCGAGACGGTCAACCAGGTGCAGATCGACAAGATCCGCCAGTGGATCGAGGAGATCCACGAGTTCGTCAACGACTGCTACCTCCCGGACGCCCTGGCGATCATGGGCGTCTACAAGGACTACTTCGACATCGGGGCGGCGGCCCCGAACTTCCTGGCCGTCGGCATGGCCGGCACCGCCTACGTCGGCCACGACCTGCAGCAGCCGGTCTCGCTGGGCGACGACGGGGTGCGCCCCGGCGTCATCCTCGACGGCGACTACTCCAAGGTCCACCCGCTGGATCCGGACCTGATCAAGGAGTACATCTCCTCGGCCTGGTTCAGCTACGAGGAGGGCAACGACGTCGGCCTGCACCCCTCGGTCGGCGAGACTACGGCCGACTACACCGGCCCGGAGCCGCCCTACGAGTGGCTCGCGCACGCCGACGACGGGCGCTACACCTTCTCCAAGGCGCCGCGGTACGACGGCCGCCCCACCCAGGTCGGCCCGATCTCGCGCGTGCTCAGCGCCTACATCCAGGGCCACAAGCGCACGAAGGAGCTCGTCGACTCCGCGCTCAAGAAGTACGACATCAAGGTCTCCCAGCTGAACTCGACGGCCGGGCGCACACTGGCGCGCGCGGTGGAGTCGGTGACGGCCGCCGAGAAGCTGCGCGACGAGATCTTCCCCAAGTTCATCGACAACCTGCGCGGCGGGGACTTCGACGTCTTCGACAAGACCCACTGGGAGCCGAGCTCCTGGCCCGAGGAGGCCGACGGCTTCGCCATCGTCGAGGTCGCCCGCGGCTGCCTGAGCCACTGGGTCACCGTCAAGGACAAGAAGGTGGCCAACTACCAGGCCGTCGTGCCGACGACCTGGCTGGCCGGCGGCCGTGACCCGGAGGGCAACCGCGGCCCCTACGAGGAGTCGCTGGCCGGCGGCCACCCGCTGGTCGACCCGAAGCAGCCGCTCGAGGTCCTGCGCACCATCCACTCCTTCGACCCGTGCATGGCCTGCGGCGTCCACCTGCTGGACCCGGAGGGCAACGAGATATTCCAGGTGATGACAGAATGA
- a CDS encoding hydrogenase small subunit yields the protein MDLAHVWRGGTLLENLERQGVKRRNFMQLCAAMAGLFAVGRPDPAYANEEETDKIAEALGGADKPLVAWLQLQECTGCMESLLRSGSSTVEDLVLNQLSMNYNELIMAAAGTAADEALYDMFKEPHILVVNGSVPTKENGAYCTIAGKSAEQILLDAAENATVVLAVGACAVWGSVQAANPNPSGAVGVDQIIKDKPVIQVAGCPPIGEVITATITYLLTYGRPPEVDSQGRPKFAYDQRIHDSCERRPHFDAGQFVRAFDDEGARNGWCLYEVGCKGPSTYAPCPIVQWNMKTSWPIGAGHPCIGCTEKDFFDKFTPFYEVLPNIPGLGVEASAEKVGLGLLGVAGAGVAVHGAITAFKSIGVRRESGEVELLAAFGEENGKQPAGATANTIDDAASPDAGGSGAHGVGGPDGVTGPGSDGAK from the coding sequence ATGGATCTTGCACACGTGTGGCGGGGCGGAACCCTGCTGGAGAACCTGGAGCGGCAGGGGGTGAAGCGCCGCAACTTCATGCAGCTGTGCGCCGCCATGGCGGGGCTGTTCGCGGTGGGCCGCCCGGACCCGGCCTACGCCAATGAGGAGGAGACGGACAAGATCGCCGAGGCCCTCGGCGGCGCCGACAAGCCGCTGGTCGCCTGGCTGCAGCTGCAGGAGTGCACCGGCTGCATGGAGTCCCTGCTGCGCTCGGGCTCGTCGACCGTCGAGGACCTGGTGCTCAACCAGCTGTCCATGAACTACAACGAGCTGATCATGGCCGCCGCCGGCACCGCGGCCGACGAGGCGCTCTACGACATGTTCAAGGAGCCGCACATCCTGGTGGTCAACGGCTCGGTGCCCACCAAGGAGAACGGCGCCTACTGCACGATCGCCGGCAAGTCCGCCGAGCAGATCCTGCTCGACGCCGCCGAGAACGCCACCGTGGTGCTCGCCGTGGGGGCCTGCGCCGTGTGGGGCTCGGTCCAGGCCGCCAACCCGAACCCCTCGGGTGCCGTCGGAGTGGACCAGATCATCAAGGACAAGCCCGTCATCCAGGTCGCCGGCTGCCCGCCGATCGGCGAGGTCATCACCGCGACCATCACCTACCTGCTCACCTACGGCCGGCCGCCGGAGGTCGACAGCCAGGGCCGCCCGAAGTTCGCCTACGACCAGCGCATCCACGACTCCTGCGAGCGCCGCCCGCACTTCGACGCCGGCCAGTTCGTCCGCGCCTTCGACGACGAGGGCGCCCGCAACGGCTGGTGCCTCTACGAGGTCGGCTGCAAGGGCCCGTCCACCTACGCGCCCTGCCCGATCGTGCAGTGGAACATGAAGACCAGCTGGCCCATCGGCGCCGGCCACCCGTGCATCGGCTGCACCGAGAAGGACTTCTTCGACAAGTTCACCCCGTTCTACGAGGTGCTGCCGAATATCCCGGGCCTCGGTGTCGAGGCCTCCGCGGAGAAGGTCGGCCTGGGCCTGCTCGGCGTCGCCGGCGCGGGCGTGGCCGTCCACGGCGCGATCACCGCCTTCAAGTCCATCGGCGTGCGCCGCGAGTCCGGCGAGGTCGAGCTGCTCGCCGCCTTCGGCGAGGAGAACGGGAAACAGCCCGCCGGTGCGACGGCGAACACGATTGACGACGCCGCGTCGCCCGACGCGGGCGGTTCCGGCGCCCACGGCGTGGGCGGACCCGACGGTGTGACCGGCCCCGGCAGCGACGGCGCGAAGTAG
- a CDS encoding hydrogenase maturation nickel metallochaperone HypA: protein MHEVALSNQLAGVVRRAAGGRRVTGVHLKIGALRQVVPETLRWAWGFVIDGTDLADAELEVEWIPLVIECANGHVTEVTGQLDLTCPECPAKTTIVGGEEFTVVDIEVA from the coding sequence GTGCATGAAGTCGCGTTGAGCAACCAGCTGGCGGGGGTGGTCCGCCGCGCCGCGGGCGGGCGCCGGGTCACCGGCGTGCACCTGAAAATCGGCGCCCTGCGGCAGGTCGTGCCCGAGACCCTGCGCTGGGCCTGGGGCTTCGTCATCGACGGCACCGACCTGGCCGACGCCGAGCTCGAGGTCGAGTGGATCCCGCTGGTCATCGAGTGCGCCAACGGGCACGTCACCGAGGTGACCGGGCAGCTCGACCTGACCTGCCCGGAGTGCCCCGCGAAGACCACTATCGTGGGCGGGGAAGAGTTCACCGTCGTGGACATCGAGGTCGCCTGA
- the hypB gene encoding hydrogenase nickel incorporation protein HypB — translation MGRFHRHADGTVHEHHHDHGHDHGHAHDHTHDHDHDVIVHHDDHRDVGDHSGYETGRERIDVLEDIFSENDRLAAANRKAFDDNSVTCVNLMSSPGAGKTTLLRHTLAAAQDRLRVGVIEGDIETDIDAEKLGGFGAQVSLLNTGAGFGGECHLDAPMVAHALEGLDLSTLDLVLVENVGNLVCPAEFEVGAHRRAMIASVTEGEDKPVKYPVMFRSVEVVVVNKMDLMPHLDFDMELFRANLEKVNPGVQVIECSARTGEGVDEWLAWLDPRLAQ, via the coding sequence ATGGGACGTTTCCACCGCCACGCCGACGGCACCGTGCACGAGCACCACCACGACCACGGCCATGACCACGGCCACGCTCACGATCACACCCACGACCACGACCACGACGTGATCGTCCACCACGACGACCACCGCGACGTCGGCGACCACTCCGGCTACGAGACCGGCCGCGAGCGCATCGACGTGCTCGAGGACATCTTCTCGGAGAACGACCGGCTGGCCGCCGCCAACCGCAAGGCCTTCGACGACAACTCGGTGACCTGCGTGAATCTGATGAGCTCGCCGGGCGCGGGCAAGACGACCCTGCTGCGCCACACCCTGGCCGCGGCCCAGGACCGCCTGCGCGTCGGCGTGATCGAGGGCGACATCGAGACCGACATCGACGCCGAGAAGCTCGGCGGCTTCGGCGCCCAGGTCTCCCTGCTCAACACCGGTGCCGGCTTCGGCGGCGAGTGCCACCTGGACGCGCCCATGGTCGCCCACGCCCTCGAGGGCCTGGATTTGTCCACCCTCGACCTGGTGCTGGTCGAGAACGTGGGCAACTTGGTCTGCCCGGCGGAGTTCGAGGTCGGCGCCCACCGCCGCGCCATGATCGCCTCCGTGACCGAGGGCGAGGACAAGCCGGTCAAGTACCCGGTGATGTTCCGCTCCGTGGAGGTCGTCGTGGTCAACAAGATGGATCTCATGCCGCACCTGGACTTCGACATGGAGCTCTTCCGGGCCAACCTGGAGAAGGTCAACCCGGGCGTGCAGGTCATCGAGTGCTCGGCGCGCACCGGCGAGGGCGTCGACGAGTGGCTCGCCTGGCTCGACCCGCGCCTGGCGCAGTAG